GGCGGGTGACGCGGTAGAAGTCCTTCATCATGTGTTCGACCGGCTCGTTGCCTTCGCCGCTGTAATGCAGGCGCTGAGCCACGCTAAGCTGGCGATCAAACAGCAGCCGGTTGTCGTAGCGATTGACTTCCAGGTGCAGGGCAAAGCGAATGCGCCACAATAAATGCTGGCATTCATCAAGCTCTTTGCGCTCCGCTTCGGTCAGGAAGCCAAAGTCTACCATTTCGCCCATGGAGGTTGCGCCGAAGTGACGGCGGGCAACCCACTGCAGCGTGTGAATGTCACGCAGGCCGCCGGGGCTGCTTTTGATGTCGGGCTCAAGGTTGTAGCTGGTGCCGTGATAGCGCTGGTGACGCTCGTTTTGCTCTTCAACCTTGGCGGCAAAGAACTTTGCTGATGGCCAGAAGCCCTCGCTGAAGATATGTTTCTGGAGCTCGAGGAACAGGGCGACGTCGCCAATCAACAAGCGAGATTCGATGAGGTTAGTGGCGACGGTCAGGTCTGATAAGCCTTCCAGCAGGCACTCTTCCAGCGTGCGTACGCTGTGGCCCACTTCCAGCTTCACGTCCCAAAGCAGGGTCAGCAGCTCACCGATACTCTGCGCCTGGGCGTCCGTCAGCCGTTTTCGGCTCAGGATCAGCAGGTCGATATCCGACAGCGGGTGAAGCTCTGCGCGGCCGTAGCCGCCCACGGCAACCAGCGCCGCTTCTGGAACATCAGCAAAGCCGTAGGCAATCCACAGCCGCTGGAGCAACTGGTCGATAAATTCGGTGCGGGCTTCAATCAGCCGTTCAGCGGAAACGCCGCTATCGAAGGCCTTACCCAGCCATTTCTGGAAGGTGTCTAAGTGCGACTTGATGTCCGCGCAATTAAGTTCGGCTTCCTGCCAGCTGTTTGGATAGTCCGGCTGGCCGGAGATCTCGGGTTCGGTGGTGTTGGCAAACTGCTCTGGCAAAGCTGGACTCATTGTGCGCTACCCATAAAAAAAGCCGGCTCAGGGCCGGCTTAGATTGCTGACTGACGTCAGGGCATCATTCGTTGTGCGAAATTACTGCTGGGATGGTGTCATCTTTACGCAGGGTCATAATCTCGCAGCCGTTCTCCGTCACCACAATAGTATGCTCGTATTGAGCAGACAAGCTGCGATCTTTGGTTTTCACCGTCCAGCCGTCTTTCATGGTGCGAATGCGGTAATCACCGGCGTTGACCATCGGTTCAATAGTGAAGGTCATGCCCGGCTGAAGAACAACGCCGCCGTCGTCTGCATCATAGTGAAGTACCTGCGGTTCTTCATGGAACACGCGGCCAATGCCGTGGCCACAGTACTCACGCACTACGGAGAAACCTTCTGCTTCAACGAACTTCTGAATTGCCGCGCCAAGGGTGCGCAGGCGGATACCTGGTTTCACCATGCGCAGCGCCAGATAGAGGCTTTCCTGGGTGATGCGGCAGAGACGCTCGCCGAGAATCGTTGGTTTGCCCACGATGAACATTTTGGAGGTGTCGCCGTGGTATTCATCTTTGATAACGGTAACGTCGATGTTGACGATATCGCCGTCTTTCAGCGCTTTTTCATCGTCCGGAATGCCGTGGCAAACCACTTCGTTGATGGAGATGCAGACGGATTTTGGGAAGCCGTGATAGCCCAGGCAGGCGGAAATGGCCTGCTGTTCATTCACGATGTAATCATTACAGATGCGATCCAGCTCGCCGGTGGTAATGCCCGGTTTAACGTGGGATTCGATCATTTCCAGCACTTCGGCAGCCAGGCGGCCAGCGACGCGCATTTTTTCGATTTCTTCAGGTGTCTTAATTGAAATTGCCATATCAGATCCGCAGATGTCGATAACGTCGACATGAAATGAGCAGGGAAGTTGCCGTAATGGTATCAGGGGGGGCGTCTCCCTGCAAAATTGAGAATCATCAAGTGCGTATCACGGCAACAACTATTGGAGTCTGAGCGCCGTTTATGGTATAAAGCGCGCCGGACTTGTATTCCGATTTTTCGGGTACAGCCAAATACGCTCACTTTGTGTAAATAACACACACGTATCGACACATATTCCGGGGTGCCCTTTGGGGTCGGCAATATGGGATACGTGGAGGCATAACCCCATACTTTATATAGAGGTTTTAAAACATGGCTACTGTTTCCATGCGCGACATGCTCAAGGCTGGTGTTCACTTTGGTCACCAGACCCGTTACTGGAACCCGAAAATGAAGCCTTTCATCTTCGGCGCACGTAACAAGGTTCACATCATCAACCTTGAGAAAACTGTACCAATGTTCAACGAAGCTCTGGCTGAACTGAACAAGATTTCTTCTCGCAAAGGCAAAATCCTTTTCGTTGGTACTAAACGCGCTGCAAGCGAAGCGGTGAAAGACGCTGCTAACAGCTGCGATCAGTTCTTCGTGAACCATCGCTGGTTGGGCGGCATGCTGACTAACTGGAAAACCGTTCGTCAGTCCATCAAACGTCTGAAAGACCTGGAAACTCAGGCTCAAGACGGTACTTTCGACAAGCTGACTAAGAAAGAAGCGCTGATGCGCACTCGTGAGCTGGACAAGCTGGAAAACAGCCTGGGCGGTATCAAAGACATGGGCGGCCTGCCGGACGCACTGTTTGTTATCGATGCCGATCACGAGCACATCGCTATCAAAGAAGCAAACAACCTGGGTATCCCAGTATTTGCTATCGTTGATACCAACTCTGATCCGGACGGTGTTGATTTCGTTATCCCTGGTAACGACGATGCTATCCGTGCTGTTAGCCTGTACCTGGGCGCTGTAGCTGCAACCGTTCGTGAAGGCCGTTCTCAGGATCTGGCTTCCCAGGCGGAAGAAAGCTTCGTAGAAGCAGAATAATAAGGCACGCTCATTAGAGCCCTTATTTAACCAGGTAGTATCTAGTTTGGTTAGGGGCCTTTTTATGGCCCCTTTTTCACTTTTAAGCCCGTCTGGCCAACGTGCCGGGCAGGCAACATCTCCGAGGATTTTAGAATGGCTGAAATTACCGCATCCCTGGTAAAAGAGCTGCGTGAGCGTACTGGCGCTGGCATGATGGATTGTAAAAAAGCGCTGACCGAAGCCAACGGTGACATCGAACTGGCAATCGAGAACATGCGTAAATCCGGTGCTATCAAAGCGGCTAAAAAAGCAGGCAACGTTGCTGCTGACGGCGTGATCATCACTAAGATCGACGGCAACTACGGCGTGATTCTGGAAGTTAACTGCCAGACCGACTTCGTTGCTAAAGACGGCGGTTTCCAGGCGTTTGCTAACAAAGTTCTGGACGCAGCAGTAGCTGGCAAAATCACCGACGTTGAAGTTCTGAAAGCGCAGTTCGAAGAAGAGCGCGTTGCACTGGTTGCTAAAATCGGTGAGAACATCAACATCCGTCGCGTTTCTTCCCTGGAAGGCGAAGTTCTGGGTTCTTACCAGCACGGCGCACGCATCGGTGTTCTGGTTGCCGCTAAAGGTGCTGATGAAGAGCTGGTTAAACAGCTGGCAATGCACATCGCTGCAAGCAAGCCTGAGTTCGTTAAGCCTGAAGACGTTTCTGCAGAAGTTGTAGAGAAAGAGTACCAAGTTCAGCTGGACATCGCGATGCAGTCCGGTAAACCAAAAGAAATCGCAGAGAAAATGGTTGAAGGCCGCATGAAGAAATTCACCGGCGAAGTTTCTCTGACTGGTCAGCCGTTCGTAATGGACCCAAGCAAAACTGTTGCTCAGCTGCTGAAAGAGCACAACGCTGACGTGACTAACTTCATCCGCTTCGAAGTGGGTGAAGGTATCGAGAAAGTTGAGACTGACTTTGCAGCAGAAGTTGCTGCCATGTCCAAGCAGTCTTAATGGTTTAAAAGGAACCGCCAACCGGCGGTTCCTTTTTATCCAGCCTTACAGTTTCAGAGCGCTCCGTTAGGCGAGCGGGCTGAAATGCGACAGAATGTCGCCAGAATTAACCATCCCCCATTCGTTGACTGTTCTCAGGAAAGAAACATGGCTACCAATGCAAAACCCGTCTACAAACGTATTCTGCTCAAACTGAGCGGCGAAGCTCTGCAAGGCACAGAAGGCTTTGGTATTGACGCGAGTATTCTGGACCGTATGGCTCAGGAAATTAAAGAGCTGGTGGAACTTGGCATTCAGGTCGGGGTGGTAATCGGCGGTGGCAACTTATTCCGTGGTGCAGGTCTGGCAAAAGCCGGCATGAACCGCGTCGTGGGCGACCACATGGGCATGCTGGCGACCGTAATGAATGGCCTGGCGATGCGCGATGCGCTCCACCGCGCCTATGTGAACGCCCGCCTGATGTCCGCTATTCCATTGAATGGCGTTTGTGATAACTACAGCTGGGCAGAAGCGATCAGCCTGCTGCGTGCTAACCGCGTAGTTATCCTGTCTGCCGGTACCGGTAACCCGTTCTTTACCACGGACTCTGCGGCCTGCCTGCGCGGGATCGAAATCGAAGCAGACGTGGTACTGAAAGCCACCAAAGTGGATGGCGTGTTTACCGCCGATCCGGTGAAAGATCCTGCTGCGACATTGTACGAGCAGCTGACCTACACTGAAGTTCTTGATAAAGAGCTGAAAGTTATGGATCTTGCCGCGTTCACCCTTGCTCGCGACCACAAATTACCGATCCGCGTGTTCAACATGAACAAGCCGGGGGCGCTGCGTCGTGTGGTGATGGGTGAGAAAGAAGGCACTTTAATTACTGAATAATTTCAGTTGCCCTGTAATCAGGGTAAGATTTGGCTTTATCTACAGCCAGGAATAAACAGGGCTATACTTAGCCTGCAGCGTCATAGCTGCAGAGAATAAGCGTGGTCTGCCTTAAACCAGTTTTCAAGGATTCGTAACGTGATTAGCGATATCAGAAAAGATGCTGAAGTGCGTATGGATAAATGCGTCGAAGCGTTTAAAAACCAAATCAGCAAAATCCGTACCGGCCGCGCTTCTCCAAGCCTGCTGGACGGCATCGTCGTAGAATACTACGGCACGCCAACGCCGCTGCGTCAGCTGGCCAGCGTCACCGTTGAAGATACCCGTACCCTGAAGATCAACGTGTTCGATCGTTCCATGGGCCCGGCGGTAGAGAAAGCGATCATGGCTTCTGACCTCGGTCTGAACCCAAGCTCTGCGGGTACCGATATCCGTGTTCCACTGCCACCGTTGACCGAAGAGCGTCGTAAAGACCTGATCAAAGTGGTACGTGGCGAAGCCGAAGGCGCACGCGTTGCAGTACGTAACGTTCGCCGTGACGCTAACGACAAAGTTAAAGCTCTGCTGAAAGACAAAGAGATCAGCGAAGACGACGATCGCCGTTCTCAGGACGACGTGCAGAAGCTGACCGATGCTGCCATCAAGAAAGTGGATGCGGCTTTGTCTGAAAAAGAAACCGAGTTGATGCAGTTCTAATCCACATTTCTTATGTGTATATACTCTGGATAATTCGAGTTGCAGGACAAAACGCTTGCTCGTTTTGAACAGCGCTGGTGCTGGCCCCGAAGGGGTGAGGCATAAGGCTGAATCACGCGGCAAAGACGGACATCTTCAGGAGCATAGCTAACTATGTGGCTGAAATGGACGTATGCAGGTCACGCACCTGCAGCTTGAAGTATGACGAGTATAACGCCGTTCAGTAAGCCCTCGCGGATTGCGAAGCGTTTACTGGCGGCGTTTTGCTTTATAAAAACCTCAAGTAAAGGCGTAGACAACGGGCGCTATGCGCCGCAAACTATTGCGCCATTAATCCTTCATTTTACGACCCTGAGTACCTCATGAAGCAGCTCACTATTCTTGGATCCACCGGCTCTATTGGCGTCAGCACGTTGAGCGTCGTTCGTCATAATCCTGAAAAATTTGCCGTTACGGCTCTGGTTGCGGGCAGCAATGTCGGGAAAATGGTTGAGCAGTGCCTGGAATTCTCGCCGAAGTATGCGGTTATGGCCAGTGAGTCTGCGGCAGCTGAAGTACGACGTACCCTGAAAGAGCAGGGGAGTAAAACAGAGGTAATGGCAGGTGAGCAAGCGGCTTGTGAAGTCGCTGCGCTAGGGGAAGTGGATCAGGTGATGGCCGCTATCGTTGGCGTGGCAGGGCTGTCGTCAACGCTTGCCGCTATCTCTGCGGGCAAGCAGGTCCTGCTGGCGAACAAAGAGTCGCTGATTACCTGTGGCCGGCTG
This Klebsiella michiganensis DNA region includes the following protein-coding sequences:
- a CDS encoding methionine aminopeptidase (catalyzes the removal of N-terminal amino acids from peptides and arylamides; generally Co(II) however activity has been shown for some methionine aminopeptidases with Zn, Fe, or Mn); translation: MAISIKTPEEIEKMRVAGRLAAEVLEMIESHVKPGITTGELDRICNDYIVNEQQAISACLGYHGFPKSVCISINEVVCHGIPDDEKALKDGDIVNIDVTVIKDEYHGDTSKMFIVGKPTILGERLCRITQESLYLALRMVKPGIRLRTLGAAIQKFVEAEGFSVVREYCGHGIGRVFHEEPQVLHYDADDGGVVLQPGMTFTIEPMVNAGDYRIRTMKDGWTVKTKDRSLSAQYEHTIVVTENGCEIMTLRKDDTIPAVISHNE
- a CDS encoding 30S ribosomal protein S2; the encoded protein is MATVSMRDMLKAGVHFGHQTRYWNPKMKPFIFGARNKVHIINLEKTVPMFNEALAELNKISSRKGKILFVGTKRAASEAVKDAANSCDQFFVNHRWLGGMLTNWKTVRQSIKRLKDLETQAQDGTFDKLTKKEALMRTRELDKLENSLGGIKDMGGLPDALFVIDADHEHIAIKEANNLGIPVFAIVDTNSDPDGVDFVIPGNDDAIRAVSLYLGAVAATVREGRSQDLASQAEESFVEAE
- the tsf gene encoding elongation factor Ts (EF-Ts; functions during elongation stage of protein translation; forms a dimer; associates with EF-Tu-GDP complex and promotes exchange of GDP to GTP resulting in regeneration of the active form of EF-Tu), which encodes MAEITASLVKELRERTGAGMMDCKKALTEANGDIELAIENMRKSGAIKAAKKAGNVAADGVIITKIDGNYGVILEVNCQTDFVAKDGGFQAFANKVLDAAVAGKITDVEVLKAQFEEERVALVAKIGENINIRRVSSLEGEVLGSYQHGARIGVLVAAKGADEELVKQLAMHIAASKPEFVKPEDVSAEVVEKEYQVQLDIAMQSGKPKEIAEKMVEGRMKKFTGEVSLTGQPFVMDPSKTVAQLLKEHNADVTNFIRFEVGEGIEKVETDFAAEVAAMSKQS
- a CDS encoding uridylate kinase, with amino-acid sequence MATNAKPVYKRILLKLSGEALQGTEGFGIDASILDRMAQEIKELVELGIQVGVVIGGGNLFRGAGLAKAGMNRVVGDHMGMLATVMNGLAMRDALHRAYVNARLMSAIPLNGVCDNYSWAEAISLLRANRVVILSAGTGNPFFTTDSAACLRGIEIEADVVLKATKVDGVFTADPVKDPAATLYEQLTYTEVLDKELKVMDLAAFTLARDHKLPIRVFNMNKPGALRRVVMGEKEGTLITE
- the frr gene encoding ribosome recycling factor (Rrf; Frr; ribosome-recycling factor; release factor 4; RF4; recycles ribosomes upon translation termination along with release factor RF-3 and elongation factor EF-G; A GTPase-dependent process results in release of 50S from 70S; inhibited by release factor RF-1; essential for viability; structurally similar to tRNAs) — protein: MISDIRKDAEVRMDKCVEAFKNQISKIRTGRASPSLLDGIVVEYYGTPTPLRQLASVTVEDTRTLKINVFDRSMGPAVEKAIMASDLGLNPSSAGTDIRVPLPPLTEERRKDLIKVVRGEAEGARVAVRNVRRDANDKVKALLKDKEISEDDDRRSQDDVQKLTDAAIKKVDAALSEKETELMQF